In Amphiprion ocellaris isolate individual 3 ecotype Okinawa chromosome 3, ASM2253959v1, whole genome shotgun sequence, one genomic interval encodes:
- the LOC111585765 gene encoding MANSC domain-containing protein 4, protein MNVAWGSLTLVLSLVSHTESRCSPTSYYKNCWIRRFPGIFIDIEESQRRGAQLLKFYQEETALKCSRTCCLTRNFSCNLAIFHYDTTQENVNCFHLHCPTLESCILSHRGNVVLYNITKGVDPDLLVFGKYFTSNVRVLPHHYSRVNASEPLPSDKRQFIHPPPPVALPLTSAPSVKPPTTASEVHTTTAAPQESSQLATVPTTALSSTEKTPPASGNYVQTTAPATSTTPLAPSFTTPLSSTPVTTLGQYNSETLPAFSTMTAQPSKRASTHHPTTTSFSQLAPSPPPSTTLMGNMESSKQHPNETKGSLGRNHTAGSDGGQEGEEPLPGLGPGWHVAAHTLLVAVAICISVLLSCCCSVLLVVSWRGQRKRMGRYRTSWRGKRGSMRLIKYALVKENS, encoded by the exons ATGAATGTCGCATGGGGTTCGCTGACGCTGGTTCTGAGTCTGGTGAGCCACACAGAGTCCAGGTGCTCACCGACCTCCTATTATAAGAACTGCTGGATCCGACGGTTCCCGGGGATTTTCATCGACATCGAGGAGTCTCAGAGGAGAGGAGCTCAGCTTTTAAAGTTTTACCAGGAGGAGACGGCGCTGAAATGCAGCCGCACCTGCTGCCTGACCAGAAACT TTTCCTGTAATCTGGCCATATTTCACTACGATACCACTCAAGAAAACGTGAACTGCTTCCACCTGCACTGTCCAACCCTGGAGAGCTGCATTCTGAGTCACAGAGGCAACGTTGTTCTCTACAACATCACAAAGG GTGTGGATCCTGATCTGTTGGTGTTCGGAAAATACTTCACCTCTAATGTCCGTGTGCTGCCCCACCACTACAGCCGAGTCAACGCCTCAGAGCCGCTGCCTTCAGACAAGCGCCAGTTCATTCACCCTCCTCCACCCGTTGCCCTGCCCCTGACTTCTGCACCCTCAGTTAAACCTCCCACTACAGCCAGCGAGGTCCACACCACCACTGCAGCGCCGCAAGAATCCAGTCAGCTTGCTACAGTTCCAACAACCGCCTTGTCTTCTACTGAAAAAACTCCACCAGCTTCAGGAAACTATGTACAAACAACAGCCCCAGCCACCTCCACCACTCCTCTTGCACCTAGCTTTACTACGCCTCTTTCATCCACCCCAGTTACCACCCTTGGCCAGTACAACTCTGAAACCCTTCCTGCTTTTTCTACAATGACTGCACAACCCTCCAAACGTGCCTCTACCCATCATCCCACCACCACCAGCTTCTCTCAGTTAGCCCCCAGCCCTCCGCCTTCTACAACTCTTATGGGCAACATGGAAAGCAGCAAGCAGCATCCCAATGAGACCAAGGGCAGCCTGGGGAGGAACCACACTGCAGGCAGTGATGGAGGCCAGGAAGGCGAGGAACCCCTACCAGGGTTGGGACCTGGGTGGCATGTGGCTGCTCACACCTTGCTGGTTGCAGTGGCTATCTGTATCTCAgtgctgctgagctgctgctgctctgttctgCTGGTGGTGAGCTGGAGGGGTCAGAGGAAGAGGATGGGACGCTACCGGACATCATGGAGAGGGAAGAGAGGCTCCATGCGTCTGATTAAGTATGCACTGGTCAAAGAGAACTCCTGA